The following coding sequences lie in one Vitis vinifera cultivar Pinot Noir 40024 chromosome 19, ASM3070453v1 genomic window:
- the LOC100251507 gene encoding subtilisin-like protease SBT5.4: MRLSLLPSLLLSFLLFLLLQMPTFATKKSYIVYLGAHSHGPEPTSVDLDRVTNSHYDFLGSFLGSNEKAKDAMFYSYNKNINGFAAILEEEEAAEIAKHPNVISVFLNKGRKLHTTRSWHFLDLEKNGVIQPNSIWKKARFGEDTIIGNLDTGVWPESKSFSDEGMGLVPSKWRGTCQDETKNAVTCNRKLIGARYFNKGYAAYAGPLNSSFNSARDHEGHGSHTLSTAGGSLVYGASVFGYGNGTAKGGSPGARVAAYKVCWPQVNNGGCFDADIMAAFDAAIHDGVDVLSVSLGGDASDYFTDGLAIGSFHAVKRGIVVVSSAGNDGPKDASVSNVSPWMITVGASTIDREFTNYVALGNRKHLKGMSLSTKGLPSNKFYPVISSLDAKAANASAQDAILCKPGTLNPKKVKGKILVCLRGENPRVDKGEQAALAGAVGFILANDMQSGNELIADPHVLPASHVNFSDGAAVFNYINSTKNPMAYLTRVRTQLGIKPAPFMASFSSKGPNTITPEILKPDITAPGVNIIAAYSESIGPTDQTFDKRRIPFNAQSGTSMSCPHISGIVGLLKTLHPDWSPAAIKSAIMTSARTRDDNMEPMLNSSNLKATPFSYGAGHVRPNRAMDPGLVYDSTVNDYLNFLCAIGYNETQLQIFSQKPYKCPKSFSLTGFNYPSITAPNLSGSVTISRTVKNVGTPGTYTASVKAPPGISVAVKPNKLEFREYGEEKSFRLTLKAKGRRVAEDYVFGRLIWSDGQHYVRSSIVVKA; this comes from the exons ATGAGGCTTTCTCTGCTTCCTTCTTTACTTCTCTCATTCCTTCTCTTTTTGCTGTTACAGATGCCCACTTTTGCCACCAAAAAG TCTTATATAGTTTACTTGGGAGCGCATTCACATGGCCCAGAGCCTACGTCTGTTGATCTCGATCGCGTGACAAATTCCCATTATGATTTTCTGGGATCTTTCTTGGGAAG CAATGAGAAGGCAAAGGACGCCATGTTCTACTCCTATAACAAGAACATCAATGGCTTCGCTGCAATCCTCGAAGAGGAAGAAGCAGCGGAAATTGCAA AGCATCCAAATGTTATATCAGTTTTCTTGAACAAGGGAAGGAAACTGCACACAACCCGGTCATGGCATTTCCTTGACTTGGAAAAGAATGGAGTCATTCAACCGAATTCAATTTGGAAGAAAGCCAGGTTTGGTGAAGATACAATTATCGGAAACCTTGACACAG GTGTTTGGCCTGAATCAAAGAGCTTTAGTGATGAGGGAATGGGACTAGTTCCATCAAAGTGGCGGGGGACATGTCAGGATGAAACCAAAAATGCTGTTACTTGCAACAG GAAGCTTATTGGAGCAAGGTACTTCAACAAAGGTTATGCTGCTTATGCTGGTCCACTCAACTCCTCCTTCAACTCAGCGCGCGACCATGAAGGACATGGCTCCCACACCCTATCTACTGCTGGGGGTAGCTTAGTTTATGGAGCAAGTGTGTTTGGTTATGGTAATGGTACCGCAAAAGGCGGGTCACCAGGAGCTCGTGTGGCTGCTTACAAGGTGTGCTGGCCCCAAGTCAACAATGGTGGGTGCTTTGATGCAGACATCATGGCTGCATTTGATGCTGCTATACACGATGGTGTTGATGTTCTATCAGTATCTCTTGGTGGGGACGCCAGTGATTATTTCACAGATGGTCTTGCAATTGGTTCTTTCCATGCTGTTAAGAGGGGCATTGTTGTAGTTTCCTCTGCTGGAAATGATGGGCCAAAGGATGCGTCGGTATCAAACGTATCACCCTGGATGATAACGGTTGGTGCTAGTACCATTGACAGGGAATTCACAAATTACGTTGCTCTTGGCAATAGAAAGCACCTCAAG GGCATGAGCCTCTCAACCAAAGGCTTGCCATCAAACAAGTTCTATCCAGTGATCAGCAGTTTAGATGCTAAAGCTGCCAATGCGTCTGCTCAAGATGC CATTCTCTGTAAGCCCGGAACCCTCAACCCAAAGAAGGTGAAGGGGAAGATCTTGGTCTGCCTTCGAGGGGAAAATCCAAGAGTTGACAAGGGCGAGCAGGCTGCACTTGCAGGCGCTGTTGGGTTCATTCTAGCTAATGATATGCAGAGTGGAAATGAACTCATAGCCGACCCTCACGTGCTTCCTGCTTCCCATGTCAACTTCTCTGATGGTGCAGCTGTCTTTAATTACATCAACTCTACCAA GAACCCCATGGCTTACCTAACCCGTGTGAGGACCCAATTGGGAATAAAGCCTGCTCCATTTATGGCCTCTTTTTCATCGAAGGGACCCAACACCATTACACCAGAAATTCTCAAG CCTGATATAACTGCCCCAGGGGTGAATATCATAGCTGCATACAGCGAATCAATAGGGCCAACTGATCAAACATTTGACAAACGTCGAATTCCTTTCAACGCACAATCAGGCACATCCATGTCCTGCCCTCACATCTCTGGCATTGTGGGCCTTCTCAAAACCCTTCACCCTGATTGGAGCCCTGCAGCTATCAAATCCGCAATCATGACAAGTG CAAGAACACGAGATGACAATATGGAGCCGATGCTGAACTCATCAAACCTTAAAGCAACTCCATTCAGCTATGGTGCAGGCCATGTTAGACCAAACCGGGCCATGGATCCTGGACTGGTATATGACTCCACTGTTAATGACTACCTCAACTTCCTATGTGCCATTGGGTACAATGAGACCCAACTTCAAATATTCTCACAGAAGCCATACAAGTGCCCCAAGTCCTTCAGTCTCACAGGCTTCAACTACCCTTCAATCACAGCTCCTAATCTCTCAGGCTCAGTTACCATTTCCAGAACTGTCAAGAATGTTGGCACTCCCGGCACGTATACGGCGAGTGTCAAGGCACCACCTGGAATTTCAGTTGCGGTGAAGCCCAATAAATTGGAGTTCAGGGAGTATGGTGAGGAGAAGAGCTTCCGTCTTACCCTGAAAGCTAAAGGACGTCGGGTGGCTGAGGACTATGTTTTCGGACGATTGATATGGTCAGATGGTCAGCACTACGTTAGGAGTTCTATTGTTGTCAAGGCCTAA